The following are encoded together in the Xanthomonas vesicatoria ATCC 35937 genome:
- a CDS encoding YggS family pyridoxal phosphate-dependent enzyme, translating into MPASSLQQILDAIHAAAAEHARSDVRLLAVSKTKPADAVAALAAQGQRAFGENYVQEAHTKIAALRELGLEWHLIGHLQSNKADIASQYFDWVQTVDRAKLIPLLARYRPDDRAPLNVLIQVNIDDEDSKYGCAPDAIDRLADAIALQPRLQLRGLMAIPAPFPDQARRVSAFARMQDLFAQLQQRHRQVDTLSMGMSADFAEAIAAGATMVRVGTALFGARAPAASA; encoded by the coding sequence GTGCCGGCTTCGTCGCTGCAGCAGATTCTCGATGCCATCCATGCCGCAGCAGCCGAGCATGCGCGTAGCGACGTCCGGTTGCTGGCGGTCTCCAAGACCAAACCGGCCGATGCCGTCGCCGCATTGGCTGCACAAGGGCAGCGTGCCTTCGGCGAAAACTACGTGCAGGAAGCGCACACCAAGATCGCCGCGCTGCGCGAACTGGGGCTGGAATGGCACCTGATCGGCCACCTGCAATCCAACAAGGCCGATATCGCCAGCCAGTACTTCGACTGGGTGCAAACGGTGGACCGCGCCAAGTTGATCCCGCTGCTGGCGCGATACCGCCCCGACGACCGCGCGCCATTGAACGTGCTGATCCAAGTCAACATCGATGATGAGGACAGCAAGTACGGATGCGCGCCCGACGCCATCGACCGCTTGGCCGATGCCATCGCACTGCAACCGCGGCTGCAGTTGCGCGGCCTGATGGCGATTCCGGCACCCTTCCCGGACCAGGCACGCCGCGTTTCGGCGTTCGCGCGCATGCAAGACCTGTTCGCACAGTTGCAGCAGCGCCACCGCCAGGTGGACACCTTGTCGATGGGCATGAGCGCGGACTTTGCCGAAGCGATCGCGGCTGGCGCCACCATGGTGCGTGTGGGCACAGCCCTGTTCGGTGCGCGCGCGCCCGCCGCGTCCGCCTGA
- the proC gene encoding pyrroline-5-carboxylate reductase, which translates to MTQPTPPVPSPANAGLIAFIGGGNMARSLIAGLLRQGVPAASLRVAEPVAELRTGLSRDFGVQVVDSARDAADGAATWVLAVKPQVMPNVCAELAELAQAQQPLLLSIAAGITATQLQRWCGGDTAVVRAMPNTPALLGAGVTGLYATARVSDTQRAQATQLLDSAGVTVWIDDEAQMDAVTAVSGSGPAYVFLLAEAMEAAALAQGLPADTARTLVLQTLLGASRMLTESGEAPQVLRRRVTSPNGTTQAAIETFQAGGFEALTARAIAAATERGRSLSAAND; encoded by the coding sequence ATGACTCAGCCCACGCCGCCTGTGCCATCGCCCGCCAATGCCGGGCTGATCGCCTTCATCGGTGGCGGCAACATGGCGCGCAGCCTGATCGCCGGACTGCTCCGGCAAGGTGTGCCGGCCGCCAGCCTGCGCGTCGCCGAGCCAGTGGCGGAGTTACGCACGGGGTTGTCGCGCGACTTTGGCGTGCAGGTGGTCGACAGCGCGCGCGATGCAGCCGATGGCGCAGCCACCTGGGTGCTGGCGGTTAAACCGCAGGTCATGCCAAACGTGTGCGCTGAGTTGGCCGAGCTTGCACAAGCGCAGCAGCCACTATTGCTGTCGATTGCCGCCGGCATCACTGCCACGCAGTTGCAGCGTTGGTGCGGCGGCGACACGGCAGTAGTCCGCGCGATGCCCAACACTCCCGCGCTACTTGGCGCCGGCGTCACCGGGCTGTATGCCACTGCACGCGTTTCCGATACGCAACGCGCGCAGGCAACTCAGTTGCTGGACAGCGCCGGTGTGACGGTATGGATCGACGACGAAGCGCAGATGGACGCGGTGACTGCCGTTTCCGGCAGCGGCCCGGCTTATGTCTTTTTATTGGCCGAAGCGATGGAAGCGGCGGCCCTGGCGCAGGGTCTGCCGGCCGATACCGCGCGCACCTTGGTCCTGCAAACCCTGCTTGGCGCCTCGCGCATGCTCACCGAATCGGGTGAAGCGCCGCAGGTCTTGCGCCGTCGCGTGACATCGCCCAACGGCACCACGCAAGCGGCCATCGAAACGTTCCAGGCAGGCGGATTCGAAGCGCTGACAGCGCGAGCAATTGCCGCGGCGACCGAACGCGGCCGCAGCTTGTCGGCAGCTAACGATTAG